The DNA window ACCAGGGGTAGCTTTTTTACAGTACAACAGCTGTCATCCCTGATTAATCCGGGTGGTTCCGTTGTATTCACCACTTCAGTGGCTAATGGGGGAGGTATTACCGGCATGAGCGTTTATGCAGGTACCAAGGCCGCATTGTATTCCTTTACAAAAAGTTTTGCCGCTGAACTGCTGCCACTGGGCATCCGGGTAAATGCTGTCAGCCCCGGTTTTACAGACACTCCTACCATGGGCGTGACAGACGCCACAGAAGCAGAAAGAGAAGCGTTCCGGCAGATAGGCGATGCCATTACTCCAATGAAACGGCACGGCTCTCCCGAAGAAGTGGCCAAAGCTGTCCTTTTTATGGCATTTGACGCCACTTTTACCACCGGCGAGGAAATACTCGTAGATGGTGGTCTGGGACAACGTTTAACACCCCCCGAAAACTAACTGTGATGGCTTATGATGTTTTATGATGGACTTGATGCGATTAGTGGATGTCTAACAGATTGGCAATATTGCGTGCCAAAAGATGTTTTCGGAAAAAATCCTGCATCATTATCAGGTCTATCATAAAACATCACAACTTATCATCGTTACGGGTCGGGGACAGTTTTCGTCAATTCATCAAAAAATCGTTTGCAGTAGCTTCGCGCTACTGCATTTTTGTGTGTACTAACCTAAACCGCAACATGCAACATACAAAGTACACCATGATCACAGGCGCCAGCTCTGGATTGGGAAAGGAACTGGCCCGGCAATGTGCTGCCATGGGCCGTAATCTTATCCTGATAGCCCTGCCGGGAGGAAACATGTTTTCCCTGGCCGAGAACCTGGAGCTGGAATATAAGGTGGACGTCCGTTTCTTTGAATTTGATATGACGAATACCAGCCTATTACAACAGGTGCTGGCTGAGGTCTTGTCCCAGTACCAGGTAGACTTCCTGATCAATAATGCAGGCATCGGGGGAACATCTTTCATCACTGATACTTCACTGGAGAGAATAGACAGTATCATACAATTGAATATACGTAGTACCGTGATCGTTACACGGCTGCTGATACCACATTTGCTGCAGCACCAGGAGAGTTATATCCTGAACATCGCCAGTATGGCGGCTTTTACCCCTATTGCCTACAAAACGGTATACCCGGCCTCCAAGGCTTTTATCTCTTCCTTTTTCCTGGGACTGCGGGAAGAGCTGTCGGGTACGGGTGTATTTGTGAGTGTGGTATATCCGGGGCCTATCATGACCAACTCCCACACATCCCGGCGTATCATTGGCCAGGGCTTTAAAGGGAGAATGGGCTTGCTCAATACCTCTCAGATTGCAGCCATTGCGCTTAGAGGCACTTTCAGCAAGTGCCGGGTGATTATTCCGGGGCTGATGAACCGTATCAATCATCGGCTGATGCAGCTGTTGCCATTGGCATTCAGGTTGAGACTGGTGTCGCGGGAAGTAAAGAAGGAAATACAATTTGTCTGAGCATGAAAACAGTATTAGTAACAGGAGCCAACGGGTTTCTGGGTTCCAATCTTACACGGGAGCTATATCGCCTGGGATATGATGTCAAAGCGATGATACGGCCTACGGCCGATCTGAAAGGAATGGCCGATATTCCCTGTGAGGTATTCTTTGGCCATATCGATAATAAAAATGATGTAGATGCGGCCGTGGCCGGCTGTGATATTGTAATTCATACGGCCTGTATCACTGATCAGTGGAATATTACTTTCAAAGAATACGAACGGATCAACTACACCAGTACACAATACATTACAGAGGCCTGTATTCATCAAGGGGTAGAACGATTGATCTATGTGAGCACGGCCAATACTATCGGGCCGGGTAGCCGGCTTTATCCTGGTAGTGAACTGAATGGGTTCACCCTTTTCAGTGCCCGCTCCGGTTATATCAATACCAAATACCTGGCACAACAGTATGTGCTGGAACAGGTGGCCGCCAGCCGGCTGGAGGCTATAGTGGTGAACCCCACTTTTATGGTAGGGCCCTGTGATGTAAAGCCCAGTTCTGGTAAACTGCTGTTGTACGGACTGAAGAAGAAAGTGCTCTTTTATCCGCCGGGAGGAAAAAATTTTGTCCATATACAGGATGTGTGCAGAGGTATTATCAACGCAATCCACTACGGCAAAAACGGCAACTGTTACCTGTTGGCCGGCCAGAATCTGAGTTACCG is part of the Chitinophaga flava genome and encodes:
- a CDS encoding SDR family oxidoreductase, whose protein sequence is MNTGKYAGKKAVVTGGTHGIGLAVVKMLLAEGATVLLTGRNPANVEKAAQSLGSQAHAVVSDAASIADIKKLGQTVKEQLGTIDLLYINVGISSLTTFDNVTPEIYDEMFAINTRGSFFTVQQLSSLINPGGSVVFTTSVANGGGITGMSVYAGTKAALYSFTKSFAAELLPLGIRVNAVSPGFTDTPTMGVTDATEAEREAFRQIGDAITPMKRHGSPEEVAKAVLFMAFDATFTTGEEILVDGGLGQRLTPPEN
- a CDS encoding SDR family NAD(P)-dependent oxidoreductase; this encodes MQHTKYTMITGASSGLGKELARQCAAMGRNLILIALPGGNMFSLAENLELEYKVDVRFFEFDMTNTSLLQQVLAEVLSQYQVDFLINNAGIGGTSFITDTSLERIDSIIQLNIRSTVIVTRLLIPHLLQHQESYILNIASMAAFTPIAYKTVYPASKAFISSFFLGLREELSGTGVFVSVVYPGPIMTNSHTSRRIIGQGFKGRMGLLNTSQIAAIALRGTFSKCRVIIPGLMNRINHRLMQLLPLAFRLRLVSREVKKEIQFV
- a CDS encoding NAD-dependent epimerase/dehydratase family protein, producing MKTVLVTGANGFLGSNLTRELYRLGYDVKAMIRPTADLKGMADIPCEVFFGHIDNKNDVDAAVAGCDIVIHTACITDQWNITFKEYERINYTSTQYITEACIHQGVERLIYVSTANTIGPGSRLYPGSELNGFTLFSARSGYINTKYLAQQYVLEQVAASRLEAIVVNPTFMVGPCDVKPSSGKLLLYGLKKKVLFYPPGGKNFVHIQDVCRGIINAIHYGKNGNCYLLAGQNLSYREFYTILNNITGEKKLMVRIPKTMLRIAGTTGSLLQRFARIKGRLNHTAAYMLCMDNYYTGKKSERELHIKYTPVEDAISSAFHWFRENNYF